A region from the Sulfurospirillum oryzae genome encodes:
- the sdhA gene encoding 8-methylmenaquinol:fumarate reductase flavoprotein subunit produces MTEQFTRREFLQSACITMGALAVSTTGVEKAFAATSTSTPNTSGMPSCDVLIIGSGAAGLRAAVAARKKNPNLSVVVVSKVMPTRSATTMAEGGINGVIDFSEGDSFELHAKDTVKGGDFLVDQDTALKFANYAGAAIHELDYIGMPFSRDSKGNVDKRYAGGASKIRCNFASDKTGHILTHTCLDDALKHGVKFLMDHHMLDLSIENGHCEGVVLRNIRTGDIAPVRAKSVVLATGGYTRVFWNRTSTPYIATGDGAAAALRAGLIFKDPEMLQFHPTGVCHGGTLITEAARGEGGILLNNLGERFMKRYVPNKMELAPRDIVARSIETEIREGRAFGHDMEAYVLLDVTHLGKEKIMRNLPQIRHIGLLFENMDLVEKPIAIRPTAHYSMGGIHVTSIDTMATPAPGLFAAGEASCVSIHGANRLGGNSLCDATVTGKIAGINAAEYAAKADFGAGKRLNDLTLKWTSHFKEITGSGKGNVNDMYALREELGAANWYNMGIFRTESKLLALADKHAEFQARYDAIRIPNTNPVFNTAYTEYVELGNLLLASRAALMGATARKESRGSHFREDYLKRDDENFLKHSMVTMDESGKMHLDWKDVVVGQFKIEERKY; encoded by the coding sequence ATGACTGAACAGTTTACCCGCAGAGAATTTCTGCAATCAGCCTGTATTACGATGGGTGCATTGGCAGTGAGTACAACGGGTGTTGAAAAAGCTTTTGCTGCAACTTCTACTTCAACACCTAATACTTCAGGAATGCCAAGTTGCGATGTTTTGATTATTGGTTCAGGTGCCGCAGGTCTTAGAGCTGCTGTTGCTGCACGTAAAAAGAACCCAAATCTAAGCGTTGTCGTTGTCAGTAAAGTGATGCCAACAAGAAGTGCGACAACGATGGCTGAAGGCGGCATTAATGGTGTCATTGATTTTAGTGAAGGAGACTCTTTTGAACTCCATGCTAAAGATACTGTTAAAGGTGGCGACTTCTTAGTAGATCAAGATACAGCACTTAAATTTGCTAACTACGCAGGTGCGGCAATTCATGAGCTTGATTACATTGGTATGCCGTTTTCGCGCGATAGTAAAGGTAATGTTGATAAACGTTATGCGGGAGGTGCATCAAAAATCCGTTGTAATTTTGCTTCGGATAAAACTGGACATATTCTCACCCATACCTGTTTAGATGATGCCCTAAAACACGGTGTTAAGTTTTTGATGGATCATCATATGCTCGACCTTAGCATTGAAAATGGTCATTGTGAGGGTGTAGTGCTTAGAAACATTCGTACCGGTGACATTGCGCCTGTTCGTGCAAAATCCGTCGTTTTAGCAACGGGTGGTTACACGCGCGTATTTTGGAACAGAACATCAACGCCTTATATTGCAACAGGTGATGGTGCAGCAGCAGCCCTTCGTGCAGGTCTGATCTTCAAAGACCCAGAGATGCTTCAGTTTCACCCAACCGGTGTTTGCCATGGTGGTACGCTTATTACAGAAGCAGCGCGTGGAGAGGGTGGTATTTTGCTCAACAACCTGGGTGAACGTTTTATGAAACGCTACGTCCCCAATAAAATGGAACTGGCACCTCGTGATATTGTTGCACGTTCGATTGAAACCGAAATTCGTGAAGGTCGTGCTTTTGGTCATGATATGGAGGCCTATGTTCTTCTTGATGTAACGCATTTGGGTAAAGAAAAAATTATGAGAAATTTACCTCAAATTCGCCACATTGGTCTTTTATTTGAAAATATGGACTTGGTTGAAAAACCAATTGCGATTCGCCCAACAGCTCACTACTCTATGGGGGGTATTCACGTAACAAGTATTGATACGATGGCAACGCCTGCTCCTGGACTTTTTGCAGCCGGTGAAGCATCTTGTGTATCCATTCACGGTGCAAACCGCCTTGGTGGTAATTCATTGTGTGATGCAACGGTTACCGGAAAAATTGCAGGTATTAATGCGGCAGAGTATGCAGCAAAAGCGGACTTTGGTGCCGGTAAACGCCTGAATGATTTAACCCTTAAATGGACAAGTCATTTTAAAGAAATTACAGGTTCAGGCAAAGGCAATGTGAATGATATGTACGCTCTTCGTGAAGAGCTTGGTGCTGCTAACTGGTATAACATGGGTATTTTTAGAACAGAGTCCAAATTACTCGCACTTGCGGATAAACATGCAGAATTTCAAGCACGCTACGATGCAATTCGTATCCCCAATACAAACCCTGTGTTTAACACAGCTTATACAGAGTATGTGGAACTTGGTAACTTACTCCTTGCATCACGTGCGGCGCTTATGGGTGCTACAGCACGTAAAGAATCTCGTGGCTCTCATTTCCGTGAAGATTACTTAAAACGTGATGATGAGAACTTCTTAAAACACTCCATGGTCACAATGGATGAGAGCGGTAAAATGCATTTAGACTGGAAAGATGTTGTTGTCGGTCAGTTTAAAATTGAAGAGAGGAAATACTAA
- a CDS encoding LysR family transcriptional regulator translates to MSFKQIECVVMVAKLKSFTKAAQKLKIAQPSLSQSINILEKQIGVPLFDRSTTPISLTHAGEIYLSKANAIIELYNDLNVQMRDVTGFENGKLRLGFSQTGYHFIPDALSMFYKKFPNADIKVSQVFSTLKLEKMLLDGDVDIATLILPLHSEGLSYKVIKEEQALLALPITHPLAQKVKKRTKGYPFVSLRDLQNEKFILPKDSQRSRPIYDQIFKKAGFEPNIFCETETFDIANAIVASGIGACFTVPQFIKEDKQDKIMLFSIDEPLLTRTVVLAYRKDKRLSRIADEFLSIAKSL, encoded by the coding sequence ATGAGTTTTAAACAAATAGAATGTGTTGTCATGGTTGCCAAATTAAAAAGCTTTACAAAGGCTGCACAAAAGCTTAAAATTGCACAACCATCCTTAAGTCAAAGCATTAATATTTTAGAAAAGCAGATTGGTGTACCTCTTTTTGATCGAAGTACAACACCTATTAGTCTGACGCATGCAGGAGAGATTTATCTCTCAAAAGCCAATGCTATCATCGAGCTGTACAATGACCTCAATGTGCAAATGCGTGATGTTACAGGATTTGAAAATGGAAAACTACGACTTGGTTTTTCGCAAACGGGATACCACTTTATTCCTGATGCATTGTCAATGTTTTACAAAAAATTTCCTAATGCTGACATCAAAGTATCGCAAGTGTTTTCAACATTAAAATTAGAGAAGATGCTTTTAGATGGAGATGTCGATATCGCAACACTGATATTACCTCTTCACTCAGAGGGACTAAGTTATAAAGTCATTAAAGAGGAGCAAGCCTTGCTTGCTTTGCCAATAACTCATCCTCTTGCTCAAAAAGTAAAAAAGAGAACAAAAGGATACCCTTTTGTCTCTTTGCGAGATCTCCAAAATGAAAAATTCATCTTGCCAAAGGACAGTCAAAGAAGTAGACCGATATACGACCAAATTTTTAAAAAAGCAGGTTTTGAGCCTAATATTTTTTGCGAAACAGAAACTTTTGATATAGCTAATGCTATTGTGGCATCGGGTATCGGTGCTTGTTTTACTGTCCCACAATTCATAAAAGAAGATAAGCAAGATAAAATCATGCTCTTTAGCATTGATGAACCACTCTTAACACGTACCGTTGTTCTTGCCTATCGAAAAGATAAACGTTTATCAAGAATTGCGGATGAGTTTTTATCTATAGCAAAAAGTTTATAA
- the sdhB gene encoding 8-methylmenaquinol:fumarate reductase iron-sulfur subunit: MKFIIDRFDGKKNYQQTYTVEKKDIEALTLLGTLLFIKQHLDLTLNFTASCRMAICGACGVRVNGHSYLACDTKMTELFEEYKDADTFRISPLSNYTVISDLAVDWEPAIENLRKVKPGLVAKDKFSEKEGCVQNQEEYDRIVGQWDCILCGVCASECNKLSADRSDYMEPFVYTHAWKVANDSRTKDPMIHVKPSVANGLWNCVHCHECTNRCPKHISAADDIAGLRALAMKKGLNSGVGPAHAKSFYTDLVEDSGRLNEIRLALRTEGVSTVLRAGTAVTLMSAGKMNPLEIFGGHEIEGHKDLVKMIEAAHAAHKE; the protein is encoded by the coding sequence ATGAAATTTATCATTGATCGCTTTGATGGCAAAAAAAATTATCAACAAACCTATACGGTAGAGAAAAAGGATATAGAAGCGTTGACCTTATTGGGGACTTTGCTTTTTATTAAACAACATCTTGATCTTACACTCAACTTTACAGCTTCATGCCGTATGGCGATTTGTGGTGCCTGTGGTGTACGTGTCAATGGTCACTCGTATCTTGCATGTGATACCAAAATGACTGAATTGTTTGAAGAGTACAAAGATGCCGATACGTTTCGTATCTCTCCGCTTTCAAATTACACTGTTATCTCTGATCTTGCCGTAGATTGGGAGCCTGCAATTGAAAATCTTCGTAAAGTAAAACCAGGCTTGGTTGCAAAGGATAAATTCTCAGAAAAAGAGGGTTGTGTTCAAAATCAAGAAGAGTACGATCGTATTGTAGGGCAATGGGATTGTATCTTATGTGGTGTGTGTGCATCTGAGTGTAATAAACTCTCAGCAGATCGCAGTGATTATATGGAGCCGTTTGTTTATACTCACGCATGGAAAGTAGCGAATGATTCGCGTACGAAAGACCCAATGATTCACGTTAAACCTTCCGTTGCAAATGGTCTTTGGAACTGTGTCCACTGCCATGAGTGTACCAATCGCTGTCCAAAACATATTAGTGCAGCCGATGACATTGCAGGCTTACGTGCGTTGGCTATGAAAAAAGGCTTGAACTCAGGTGTTGGTCCTGCACATGCAAAATCTTTCTACACTGACTTGGTTGAAGATTCAGGTCGTCTCAATGAAATTCGCCTTGCGCTTAGAACAGAAGGAGTTAGCACAGTTCTTCGCGCTGGAACAGCTGTGACGCTGATGAGTGCTGGGAAAATGAATCCGTTAGAGATTTTTGGCGGACATGAAATTGAAGGTCATAAAGATTTAGTAAAAATGATTGAAGCGGCTCACGCTGCACACAAGGAGTAA
- a CDS encoding glutamine--tRNA ligase/YqeY domain fusion protein, with protein MSESKDFLRLKVEEDLKSGKYKEVITRFPPEPNGFPHIGHAKSICINFGIARDYKGHCNLRMDDTNPTTEDMRYVEALKDAVTWLGFEWADKVYFASDYFPKIYDYAVQLIKMGKAYVDSLNEEEIREYRGTVTEPGRRSKFAERSIEENLDLLERMKKGEFKDGEHVLRAKIDMSAANMKMRDPLLYRIRHAHHFRTKDEWCIYPMYDFAHCLSDYIEGVTHSICTLEFENNRDIYDWVLDELELKLPRPYQHEFARLGMNYTVMSKRKLLELVNGNYVSGWDDPRLPTIAGYKRRGYTPESIINFCDQIGIAKANSMVDVAQLEFCIRDDLNPKVPRVMCVLEPLKVTIENYEGEEEIDASYYPHDVPKEGSRKLPFSREIYIERDDFMENPPADYYRLTPSQSVRLKHAYILTCKEVVKDANGTIIEIKAEYHPDSKSGSDTSGIKTKSAIHWVSAKHAKQAEVRLYERLYKIDAPEGLEDLNPDSLHVIKNAFVEPAVISEKPDVRFQFERQGYFYADPIDYTDEKPVFNKIVGLKESWSKKAEATENAPKSVAHKVAHVEGEVVPMSEAEKALFEKYTKVLGLNSEIANTLARDEQLAHFYEETLLHVNSPVSVANIVANEVAREFKQEMELKFSAKEIAELVAMMDEGTISNKIAKQVFEEMAKTGENPKTIVEAKGLTQISDPEKLKPLIDEVIAKNPENVAKFKAGNTNLFSFFVGQVLKNSGGKANPSVVNALVAEKLK; from the coding sequence ATGAGTGAGAGTAAAGATTTTTTACGCTTAAAAGTTGAAGAGGATTTAAAGTCTGGAAAGTATAAAGAAGTCATTACCAGATTTCCTCCTGAGCCTAATGGTTTTCCACACATTGGACACGCTAAGTCTATCTGTATCAATTTTGGCATTGCCCGTGATTATAAGGGGCATTGTAACCTCAGAATGGATGATACTAACCCTACAACAGAAGACATGCGCTATGTTGAAGCTCTGAAAGATGCCGTAACATGGCTTGGATTTGAATGGGCTGATAAAGTGTACTTTGCCTCTGATTATTTTCCAAAAATCTACGATTATGCCGTACAACTTATCAAAATGGGTAAAGCTTATGTTGATAGCCTGAACGAAGAAGAGATACGCGAATACCGTGGAACCGTTACAGAACCAGGACGAAGAAGCAAATTTGCAGAACGCAGCATTGAAGAGAACCTAGACCTTTTAGAGCGAATGAAAAAGGGCGAATTTAAAGATGGCGAACACGTTTTAAGAGCGAAAATTGATATGAGTGCGGCGAATATGAAAATGCGCGATCCGCTTTTATACCGAATCCGTCACGCGCATCACTTTAGAACAAAAGATGAGTGGTGTATTTACCCAATGTACGACTTTGCTCACTGCTTGTCTGATTATATCGAAGGCGTTACACATTCTATCTGCACTCTGGAATTTGAAAACAACCGTGATATTTATGACTGGGTGCTTGATGAACTTGAACTTAAACTCCCTCGCCCGTACCAACATGAATTTGCGCGTTTAGGTATGAACTATACCGTCATGAGCAAACGAAAACTGCTAGAACTTGTCAATGGCAACTATGTGAGTGGCTGGGATGACCCTCGCCTTCCGACGATTGCTGGCTATAAACGAAGAGGTTATACGCCTGAGTCTATTATCAACTTTTGCGACCAAATCGGCATAGCTAAGGCCAATTCTATGGTCGATGTGGCACAGCTTGAATTTTGCATACGAGATGACTTAAACCCAAAAGTACCACGCGTCATGTGCGTGTTGGAGCCTCTTAAAGTAACCATTGAAAATTACGAGGGCGAAGAGGAGATTGACGCGTCATACTATCCGCACGATGTCCCAAAAGAGGGTTCACGAAAACTGCCTTTCTCTCGTGAGATTTATATTGAGCGTGATGATTTTATGGAAAATCCTCCAGCAGATTACTATCGCCTCACGCCAAGTCAATCGGTACGACTTAAACATGCGTATATTCTTACATGTAAAGAGGTTGTGAAGGATGCCAATGGCACTATTATCGAAATTAAAGCTGAGTATCACCCTGATTCTAAAAGTGGCTCAGACACCAGTGGCATCAAGACCAAAAGTGCGATTCACTGGGTAAGCGCCAAACACGCCAAACAAGCTGAAGTCAGACTTTATGAGCGTCTTTATAAAATCGATGCACCAGAGGGATTGGAAGATCTTAACCCTGACTCTTTACATGTCATCAAAAATGCGTTTGTCGAGCCTGCCGTCATTAGCGAAAAACCTGACGTTCGGTTCCAGTTTGAAAGACAAGGCTATTTTTATGCTGATCCCATTGATTATACCGATGAAAAACCTGTTTTTAATAAAATTGTAGGACTCAAAGAATCGTGGAGTAAAAAAGCAGAAGCAACTGAGAATGCGCCTAAATCTGTGGCTCATAAAGTAGCGCACGTTGAAGGTGAAGTCGTCCCTATGAGCGAAGCTGAAAAAGCACTGTTTGAGAAATACACAAAGGTGCTTGGGCTTAACAGTGAAATTGCCAACACCTTAGCGCGCGATGAACAATTAGCCCATTTTTACGAAGAAACACTCTTACATGTCAATAGCCCTGTAAGTGTTGCAAATATCGTTGCAAATGAAGTTGCAAGAGAATTCAAACAAGAAATGGAATTGAAATTTAGCGCCAAAGAGATCGCTGAACTTGTTGCTATGATGGATGAAGGAACGATTTCCAATAAAATCGCAAAACAAGTTTTTGAAGAGATGGCAAAAACGGGTGAAAATCCAAAAACAATCGTTGAAGCCAAAGGTCTGACACAGATCAGTGATCCTGAAAAACTGAAACCTCTCATTGATGAAGTGATTGCAAAAAATCCTGAGAATGTGGCTAAGTTTAAAGCAGGCAATACCAATCTTTTTAGCTTCTTTGTGGGACAAGTTCTCAAAAACAGCGGTGGCAAAGCCAACCCAAGCGTGGTCAATGCCCTCGTAGCGGAGAAGTTGAAGTAA
- a CDS encoding YggT family protein codes for MIVLATLIEAFATILHTLINIYIWVVIIAALITFVRPDPYNPIVQILFRLTNPVYAFIRKLVPTLIGGIDLAPLIVILTLQFIDLFAVKLLFALANVL; via the coding sequence ATGATCGTTTTAGCGACACTTATTGAAGCTTTTGCCACTATTTTACATACATTGATCAACATCTATATTTGGGTTGTCATTATTGCTGCACTTATTACGTTTGTGCGCCCTGATCCGTACAATCCTATTGTTCAAATCTTGTTTCGTCTGACCAACCCGGTATACGCATTTATTCGTAAACTTGTTCCAACCTTAATTGGTGGTATTGATCTTGCTCCGCTGATTGTGATTTTGACACTTCAATTTATAGACCTTTTTGCCGTTAAACTCTTGTTTGCACTCGCCAATGTTTTATAA
- a CDS encoding lytic transglycosylase domain-containing protein codes for MFYKLLIGLFLCLCVCVDLFADEPVNFDFFGDKPRSLAKDFYIYEYLQSDAVTPKEAKALFGMVHTMNIRFFHLFAKKMDNLEYKKISKCVDLDVSSLMKEDDECFNIGINISKVTSLSKSQLKLIKPRLKHNKELVNLITIMESENVYEAALNSDGNTFLSLYNGSITSYKAAIFNQQLIPQAQIDMLSNYPKFNSLIYSTVLNDKLDNVQKSLLHVTPSVHVSAKSLFYLGLNALKYKEKAQAIHFFELSNERASKREEKDRALFWQYLITQDTHYLERMMESSDINMYSLYAYEKLNLPYKNIVSPVLEGTHPSFNISDPFAWPRIMNKVYKMSAEEVESLAQSFKYANTLPHYSYLMERVTHYAKNYYPIPYPEEISSYSVHRQALMLSIARQESRFIPSVVSTSYALGMMQFMPFVARDIAKKEKLEDFSISAMFDPRIAYLFGNIHLNFLEKSLYHPLFVAYAYNGGMGFTKRHLQGGAFSQGAYEPFWSMETMINEESREYGKKVLANYVVYRHLLGDDVLISNLFEILLQPALSDRFRN; via the coding sequence ATGTTTTATAAATTGTTAATTGGACTTTTCCTCTGCCTTTGCGTCTGTGTTGATCTTTTTGCCGATGAACCCGTGAACTTCGATTTTTTCGGAGACAAACCACGAAGCCTTGCTAAAGATTTTTATATCTATGAGTACCTTCAAAGCGATGCCGTAACACCCAAAGAAGCCAAAGCGCTCTTTGGGATGGTGCATACGATGAATATCCGTTTTTTCCATCTTTTTGCCAAAAAAATGGACAACCTCGAATATAAAAAAATCTCCAAATGTGTTGATCTTGATGTGAGTTCTTTGATGAAAGAAGATGATGAGTGCTTTAACATTGGCATAAACATCTCAAAAGTCACTTCGCTCTCAAAAAGCCAACTCAAACTTATCAAACCTCGCTTGAAACACAATAAAGAGCTCGTTAACCTCATCACCATTATGGAGAGCGAGAACGTTTATGAAGCCGCACTTAACAGCGATGGCAATACGTTTTTGAGCCTCTACAATGGCAGTATAACATCGTACAAAGCGGCTATTTTCAATCAGCAACTTATTCCTCAAGCGCAGATTGATATGCTTTCTAATTACCCTAAATTTAACTCATTGATCTACAGTACTGTACTGAATGATAAACTCGATAATGTCCAAAAGTCGCTTTTACATGTAACGCCCTCTGTACATGTAAGCGCCAAGTCACTTTTTTACCTTGGACTTAATGCGCTCAAATATAAAGAAAAAGCACAAGCCATTCACTTTTTTGAGCTATCAAATGAACGTGCCAGCAAGCGTGAAGAGAAAGACCGTGCTCTTTTTTGGCAATACTTGATCACTCAAGATACGCACTATTTAGAGCGTATGATGGAAAGCAGTGACATCAATATGTACTCGCTTTATGCTTATGAAAAATTGAATTTGCCTTACAAAAATATCGTCTCTCCTGTTTTAGAGGGAACGCATCCAAGCTTTAATATCAGCGACCCTTTTGCATGGCCACGCATTATGAATAAAGTCTATAAAATGAGCGCTGAAGAGGTTGAGTCACTGGCACAAAGCTTCAAATACGCCAATACCTTGCCACATTACAGTTATTTGATGGAGCGTGTGACGCACTACGCCAAAAACTACTACCCTATTCCTTACCCTGAAGAGATCTCTAGTTATTCGGTGCATCGCCAAGCGTTAATGCTCTCCATTGCGCGCCAAGAGAGTCGTTTTATTCCTTCCGTTGTCTCCACTTCGTACGCTCTTGGAATGATGCAATTTATGCCTTTTGTGGCACGCGATATTGCTAAAAAAGAGAAATTGGAAGATTTTTCGATCTCAGCCATGTTTGATCCTCGCATAGCCTATCTTTTTGGCAATATTCATCTCAACTTTTTAGAAAAAAGCTTATACCATCCCCTTTTTGTAGCGTATGCTTACAATGGAGGAATGGGTTTTACAAAAAGACATTTACAAGGCGGAGCATTTTCACAAGGTGCTTATGAGCCTTTTTGGAGTATGGAAACGATGATCAATGAAGAGAGTCGCGAATACGGTAAAAAAGTACTCGCGAACTATGTTGTCTATCGCCACTTATTGGGTGATGATGTCTTAATTAGTAATCTTTTCGAAATTTTACTGCAACCCGCTCTGAGCGATCGTTTTCGAAACTAA
- the sdhE gene encoding 8-methylmenaquinol:fumarate reductase membrane anchor subunit has translation MQNEFAFFPGCVLTQAAIEAKMSLEAIAPVLGIKLKEINGWSCCGASQAQDVDPLATLVANARNLALAEKMNLPMLTTCSTCLLMLRRAKAQLDSGEKERINTFLAKGNMSYKGTSEVTSLLWVLAQNAELIKSKVQKPLSNLKVAVFYGCHSVRPGKDLGFESSVNPTSFETVIAALGAQVVPFTKRLDCCGFHAVYPAEKSVMKMTSGIVNSAAESKADCLVTPCPLCQMQIDIYQDDAQATTKSKARVPVLHLAQIVGLALGIPAKKLGLDYNVIDASKLG, from the coding sequence ATGCAAAACGAATTTGCTTTTTTCCCTGGATGCGTGCTTACTCAAGCCGCTATTGAAGCTAAAATGTCTCTTGAAGCGATTGCGCCAGTCCTTGGCATTAAACTTAAAGAGATCAATGGATGGAGTTGTTGTGGTGCTTCTCAAGCACAAGATGTTGACCCGCTAGCCACATTGGTTGCCAATGCTAGAAATCTTGCTTTGGCAGAGAAAATGAATTTACCAATGCTTACAACGTGCAGTACCTGTCTACTGATGTTGCGCCGTGCCAAAGCGCAATTAGATAGTGGCGAAAAAGAGCGTATCAATACGTTTCTTGCAAAAGGTAATATGAGCTATAAAGGTACCAGCGAAGTGACAAGCCTTCTTTGGGTATTGGCTCAAAATGCAGAACTTATCAAGTCAAAAGTGCAAAAACCACTTTCAAATCTTAAAGTGGCTGTTTTTTACGGTTGCCATAGTGTGAGACCGGGGAAAGATCTTGGCTTTGAAAGCTCCGTCAATCCAACCAGCTTTGAAACGGTTATAGCAGCCTTAGGTGCGCAGGTTGTGCCATTTACAAAACGTCTGGATTGTTGCGGTTTCCATGCGGTTTATCCAGCTGAAAAATCAGTTATGAAAATGACCAGTGGCATTGTCAACAGTGCAGCTGAATCAAAAGCAGACTGTCTTGTCACCCCATGCCCGTTGTGTCAAATGCAAATAGACATCTATCAAGATGATGCCCAAGCTACGACAAAATCAAAGGCGCGTGTCCCTGTTCTTCACTTAGCGCAAATTGTAGGTTTAGCGTTAGGTATACCTGCTAAAAAACTCGGTCTTGATTATAACGTCATTGATGCGAGTAAACTAGGATAA
- a CDS encoding glutamate--tRNA ligase family protein: protein MYRFALAPINDMRISDLRIALLNYICAKQAGEPFIVRIEDGDKKRNIEGKDQEILEMLELFGITYSHLYYQSDNFKYHLQFASTLLDRKKAFICFCPKDTVPYEGKCEHLSSEEVLNNPNPFVIRMKKENNDSDSFVIMRTDKYPTPIFASACDDMLQGVSTIICEESHLNDAPKEEWIRKSIGYEQPIHYVYVPTFQCQKNERSVQTLLDEGFMPEAIINYLLVPSQILTFEEIMSTFDLQTLNTSASFEIEKLRLINREHIQKLGDMELSKRLGYACENIGKLAKIYTEEAHTTYEIKQKIDALFAKKEPFSEFEAESKILQGLILKAPYFEAFDDFKAYLSEKSRLEGDPFFKPLRFWLSGADHGPELDLVYPLIKNYLKEIVR, encoded by the coding sequence ATGTACCGATTTGCCCTTGCACCCATAAATGATATGCGTATAAGCGACCTTAGAATCGCGCTTTTAAATTATATCTGCGCCAAACAAGCGGGCGAACCGTTTATCGTGCGGATTGAAGATGGTGATAAAAAGCGCAACATTGAGGGTAAAGACCAAGAGATTTTAGAGATGTTGGAGCTTTTTGGCATAACGTATTCTCATCTTTATTATCAAAGTGACAATTTTAAGTACCATCTCCAATTTGCCTCCACACTGTTGGATAGAAAAAAAGCCTTTATCTGTTTTTGCCCTAAAGATACAGTCCCTTATGAGGGAAAATGTGAGCATCTAAGCTCTGAAGAGGTGTTAAACAACCCAAATCCTTTTGTCATTCGTATGAAAAAAGAAAATAACGACTCTGATAGCTTTGTCATCATGCGCACAGACAAATATCCTACCCCTATTTTCGCCTCAGCGTGCGATGATATGCTTCAAGGTGTAAGTACCATTATTTGCGAAGAGTCGCACCTAAATGACGCGCCTAAAGAGGAGTGGATTCGCAAAAGTATCGGCTATGAGCAACCCATCCACTATGTGTATGTTCCAACCTTTCAATGCCAAAAGAACGAGCGCAGTGTTCAAACACTTTTAGATGAGGGGTTTATGCCTGAAGCGATTATAAATTACCTTCTTGTGCCAAGCCAAATTCTCACATTTGAAGAGATCATGTCAACCTTTGATCTTCAAACGCTGAACACATCTGCTTCTTTTGAGATAGAAAAACTGCGTTTGATTAACCGTGAGCATATTCAAAAACTAGGCGACATGGAACTTTCCAAACGTTTAGGCTATGCCTGTGAAAACATCGGAAAATTGGCAAAAATCTATACCGAAGAAGCCCATACAACATACGAAATCAAACAAAAAATTGATGCTTTATTTGCAAAAAAAGAACCATTTTCAGAATTTGAAGCTGAGAGTAAAATACTTCAAGGGCTCATTTTAAAGGCACCTTACTTTGAAGCATTTGATGACTTTAAAGCCTATCTTTCTGAAAAAAGCCGTTTAGAAGGAGACCCCTTCTTCAAACCTCTTCGTTTCTGGCTCAGTGGCGCTGATCACGGACCAGAACTTGACCTCGTGTATCCTCTTATCAAAAACTATCTAAAGGAGATTGTTAGATGA
- the mobB gene encoding molybdopterin-guanine dinucleotide biosynthesis protein B produces MKSLAVAFTGPSDSGKTTLILKVATLLKKEYALAIIKNDPSDKAVFDVEGKDSWKFAQTGAEVVVTSPTRTTLFSKQHKSLDEIIAMLGEFDFLLVEGLKTLPLPRIAIFRNKLNVDYFDCSDAIAIDESINLSEYTIPSHIAILDLNNPEQIVAWIEKNAKKVK; encoded by the coding sequence ATGAAATCCTTAGCTGTTGCATTTACAGGACCATCCGATAGCGGAAAAACAACGCTTATCCTTAAAGTAGCGACTTTACTCAAAAAAGAGTATGCGCTTGCCATCATCAAAAACGATCCAAGCGATAAAGCAGTATTTGATGTTGAAGGTAAAGATAGCTGGAAGTTTGCACAAACCGGTGCTGAAGTAGTTGTTACTTCGCCTACGCGTACAACGCTCTTTTCCAAACAGCACAAAAGCTTAGATGAGATCATCGCGATGCTAGGTGAGTTTGACTTTTTACTGGTTGAAGGGCTTAAAACGCTACCGCTCCCTCGTATAGCCATATTTCGCAACAAGCTTAATGTTGACTATTTTGACTGTTCTGATGCCATTGCCATCGATGAGAGCATCAATCTTTCAGAGTACACCATTCCATCGCATATTGCGATTTTAGATTTAAATAATCCCGAGCAAATCGTTGCTTGGATAGAAAAAAATGCCAAGAAAGTGAAATAA